One genomic window of Roseateles sp. DAIF2 includes the following:
- a CDS encoding Ig-like domain-containing protein, producing the protein MSGFWKSKRAPGRMCAAMALAVLLSACGGGGGNSGSPVVGGDGGGSTPIAVASLSVAPSLASLPNDGTQTSTITVTALDANNVAIKNVAVTFAADSGTISPLATATDDKGEIKATLGIGDNKTKRTITVTAKAGSASKAATVAVVESTTSQPVASDASVILSKASVTNTGSDSVEATVTAVDAARNAVAGLPVKFSSDDNSALIVATNTSTDANGQARATIRIGANRNNRTVNVVAEVGTLSRQTVFRVTGAKLSASLAQNSLTAGQPGTVEYTLLDSGGNPIEGSTITVSGPGGATGSGATNFQGKYTYSFTAAGSGSTLISAVAPGDVRVESNIQINTPVSDVPAGTTIASATFTAAPAVVNVNQPGSTANRSELRLLFRNDQNLPVPNVRVRLGLGGNASGTDGVVGTGNDKVIVADPNGVAASSFVPGLRSSPVGGVKVYACFGKTDAVEQIAACPAGNLKEISLTVVEEPVSISIGTNNKLVVNTHTYAQDFVVLVVDSANNPKADVQLSAVLDLPTYLKGFWTRVGLRWMQTVNTLCINEDNKGGVRSTVMESGEDLNGNGQLDPRQSDISVSFVGLARTDSNGQAVVRIEYPQSMGSWVEYRIQVSATGVVSPPAWMGRFAAPGVPAASLEGTARILGVPTEAVAAEGEPPFRLSPYGQNSSCTSAN; encoded by the coding sequence ATGAGTGGTTTTTGGAAATCGAAGCGGGCCCCAGGACGCATGTGCGCGGCCATGGCGCTGGCCGTCTTGCTGAGTGCCTGTGGCGGTGGCGGTGGCAACTCTGGCTCACCGGTAGTTGGAGGGGATGGGGGCGGCAGCACTCCCATTGCTGTGGCCTCGTTGTCTGTCGCGCCCAGTTTGGCTTCGCTGCCTAACGATGGCACGCAGACGTCCACGATCACAGTGACGGCACTGGACGCCAACAATGTGGCGATCAAGAACGTTGCCGTGACCTTTGCAGCGGATAGCGGCACCATCAGCCCCCTGGCGACTGCCACGGACGACAAAGGGGAAATCAAGGCGACGCTGGGCATTGGTGACAACAAGACCAAGCGCACGATCACCGTGACGGCCAAAGCCGGGAGCGCGAGCAAGGCCGCGACGGTAGCGGTCGTCGAGTCGACCACTTCACAACCTGTGGCCAGTGACGCAAGTGTGATTCTGAGCAAGGCCAGCGTGACAAACACGGGGTCGGATTCGGTCGAGGCTACCGTCACCGCCGTGGACGCCGCTCGCAATGCCGTTGCTGGCCTGCCGGTGAAATTCAGCTCCGACGACAACAGCGCGTTGATCGTTGCGACAAACACCAGCACCGATGCCAATGGTCAGGCTCGCGCCACGATCCGTATCGGCGCGAATCGCAACAACCGCACCGTCAATGTCGTTGCCGAGGTCGGAACCCTGAGTCGCCAGACGGTTTTTCGCGTAACCGGTGCCAAGCTCTCCGCATCGCTGGCGCAAAACTCGCTGACCGCCGGCCAGCCGGGGACGGTCGAATACACCCTCCTGGACTCGGGGGGCAACCCGATCGAGGGTTCGACGATCACCGTGAGTGGTCCGGGCGGTGCCACCGGAAGCGGTGCAACGAATTTCCAGGGCAAGTACACCTATAGCTTTACCGCAGCGGGTAGTGGCTCTACCCTGATCTCGGCCGTCGCGCCGGGAGACGTCCGCGTCGAAAGCAATATTCAGATTAACACTCCGGTTTCGGATGTTCCTGCGGGAACCACGATTGCATCGGCGACCTTCACGGCGGCGCCCGCGGTTGTCAATGTGAATCAGCCAGGGAGTACCGCCAATCGTTCCGAGTTGCGCCTGCTCTTCCGCAACGACCAGAATCTGCCGGTGCCCAATGTGCGGGTGCGCCTGGGCTTAGGGGGCAACGCGTCAGGAACGGATGGCGTCGTCGGGACAGGTAACGACAAGGTCATCGTCGCTGACCCAAACGGCGTGGCAGCCAGCAGTTTTGTTCCCGGACTGCGATCTAGCCCCGTGGGGGGCGTAAAGGTCTATGCCTGCTTCGGAAAGACCGATGCGGTGGAGCAGATTGCTGCCTGTCCAGCCGGGAATCTGAAAGAAATCTCCTTGACGGTCGTGGAGGAGCCTGTTTCGATCTCCATTGGGACGAACAACAAGCTAGTTGTTAACACCCACACCTATGCTCAGGATTTTGTGGTGCTGGTGGTTGACTCGGCGAACAATCCGAAGGCGGACGTGCAGTTGTCCGCGGTTCTTGATTTGCCGACCTATTTGAAGGGTTTCTGGACTCGTGTGGGCCTCCGATGGATGCAGACCGTAAATACGCTGTGCATCAACGAGGACAACAAGGGCGGGGTCCGCAGTACCGTAATGGAGTCGGGTGAGGATCTGAATGGCAACGGACAGTTGGATCCGCGGCAGTCGGATATCTCCGTCTCGTTCGTGGGCTTGGCCAGGACCGACTCCAATGGTCAGGCCGTTGTGCGCATCGAGTACCCTCAGAGCATGGGTTCGTGGGTCGAGTATCGGATTCAAGTGAGTGCTACCGGGGTGGTGAGCCCCCCCGCCTGGATGGGCCGCTTTGCCGCACCTGGCGTTCCTGCTGCAAGCCTGGAAGGCACGGCACGCATACTCGGTGTTCCGACCGAAGCCGTCGCAGCGGAAGGCGAGCCCCCGTTCCGTTTGAGTCCGTATGGCCAGAACAGCAGTTGCACGAGTGCGAACTGA
- a CDS encoding deoxyguanosinetriphosphate triphosphohydrolase, with protein MPLACYACDPFTSSRGRRFPEPAAPTRSEYQRDRDRIVHSTAFRRLVYKTQVFLNHEGDLFRTRLTHSLEVAQLGRSIGRSLALDEDLIETIALAHDLGHTPFGHAGQDVLNECMKHYGGFEHNLQSLRVVDRLEQRYPAFDGLNLTFESREGILKHCSRRNAELIEAQEPGGVGARFLRGEQPSLEAQLCNLADEVAYNAHDIDDGVRSGLLELEQLEAAVPLVRRFLREALAEFPALAGKRLLFETIRRMLSAQVYDIIDASRLALAEADPADVDAVRRAGTPLLRFSPEMRRASSELKRFLFASLYRHPQVQGTRIRAEQVLRELFGIYLADPAQLPTDHASSEDLPRACADYIAGMTDRFALKEHQRLTGQQLF; from the coding sequence ATGCCGCTCGCCTGCTACGCCTGTGACCCTTTCACATCCAGCCGTGGCCGGCGTTTCCCCGAGCCGGCAGCGCCCACACGCAGCGAGTACCAGCGTGACCGCGACCGCATCGTGCACAGCACGGCCTTCCGGCGCCTGGTCTACAAGACCCAGGTCTTCCTGAACCATGAGGGCGACCTGTTCCGCACCCGGCTGACCCATTCGCTGGAGGTGGCGCAGCTGGGGCGTTCGATCGGCCGCAGTCTGGCGCTGGACGAGGACCTGATCGAGACCATCGCGCTGGCCCATGACCTGGGCCATACGCCCTTCGGCCATGCCGGCCAGGACGTGCTGAACGAATGCATGAAGCACTATGGCGGCTTCGAGCACAACCTGCAGAGCCTGCGCGTGGTGGACCGGCTGGAGCAGCGCTACCCGGCCTTCGACGGCCTGAACCTCACCTTCGAGAGCCGCGAGGGCATCCTCAAGCATTGCAGCCGGCGCAACGCCGAGCTGATCGAGGCGCAGGAGCCCGGCGGCGTCGGTGCGCGCTTCCTGCGCGGCGAGCAACCGAGCCTGGAGGCCCAGCTCTGCAACCTGGCCGACGAGGTGGCCTACAACGCCCACGACATCGACGACGGCGTGCGCTCCGGCCTGCTGGAGCTGGAGCAGCTGGAGGCGGCTGTGCCGCTGGTGCGGCGCTTCTTGCGCGAGGCGCTGGCCGAGTTCCCGGCCCTGGCCGGCAAGCGCCTGCTGTTCGAGACCATCCGCCGCATGCTTTCGGCCCAGGTCTACGACATCATCGACGCCAGCCGCCTGGCCCTGGCCGAGGCTGATCCGGCCGATGTCGACGCGGTGCGGCGGGCCGGCACGCCGCTGCTGCGCTTCTCGCCCGAGATGCGGCGCGCCAGCAGCGAGCTGAAGCGCTTCCTGTTCGCCAGCCTGTACCGTCATCCGCAGGTTCAGGGCACCCGCATCCGCGCCGAGCAGGTGCTGCGCGAACTGTTCGGCATCTATCTTGCCGACCCGGCCCAGCTGCCGACCGATCACGCGTCCAGCGAGGACCTGCCGCGGGCCTGCGCCGATTACATCGCCGGCATGACCGACCGTTTCGCGCTGAAGGAGCATCAGCGCCTGACCGGGCAGCAATTGTTCTGA
- a CDS encoding glutamate synthase-related protein has protein sequence MSQAIPTQQQEIEALSTHGLYNPANEKDACGLGFVAHIKGVKAHSIVQQGLKILENLDHRGAVGADKLMGDGAGILIQIPDDFYRAEMAKQGIELPPPGEYGVGMIFLPKEHASRLACEQELARAIKTEGQVLLGWRDVPVDRDMPMSPTVREKEPIIRQIFIGRGTDVIVPDALERKLYVIRKTASSAIQALKLTHSREYYVPSMSCRTVIYKGLLLADQVGKYYQDLADPRVVSAIALVHQRFSTNTFPEWPLAHPYRMVAHNGEINTVKGNFNWMRAREGVMKSPVLGEDLKKLYPISFEHQSDTATFDNAIELLTMSGYPLAHAAMMMIPEAWENHELMDERRRAFYEYHAAMMEPWDGPAAMVFTDGRQVCAALDRNGLRPARYCVTDDDLVVLASESGVLPIPESKIVKKWRLQPGKMFLIDLEQGRIVDDEELKNQFAFAKPYRQWIENVRVKLDEIEVADVAPQAFETPLLERQQAFGFTQEDIKFLMAPMATNGEEGIGSMGNDSPLAVLSSKDKPLYNYFKQLFAQVTNPPIDPIREAIVMSLNSFIGPKPNLLDINAVNPPMRLEVTQPILDFQDMARLRGIEAHTHGKFKPFELDITYPLAWGREGVEAQLASLCASAVDAIRTGHNILIISDRHISAERIAIPALLALSAVHHHLVREGLRTTAGLVVETGTAREVHHFAVLAGFGAEAVHPYLALETLAAMHAELPGNLSAEKAVYNYIKAVGKGLSKIMSKMGISTYMSYCGAQIFEAIGLKKDFVEKYFRGTPTQVGGIGVFEVAEEAIRLHKAAFGDDPVLATMLDAGGEYAWRTRGEEHMWTPDAIAKLQHSARSGKFETYKEYAQLINDQSKRHMTLRGLFEFKFDPSKAIPVEEVESAADIVKRFATGAMSLGSISTEAHATLAVAMNRIGGKSNTGEGGEDPARYRNELKGIKITAGTKMSDVVGSKVIAVDYELKEGDSLRSKIKQVASGRFGVTTEYLVSADQIQIKMAQGAKPGEGGQLPGGKVSDYIGFLRYSVPGVGLISPPPHHDIYSIEDLAQLIHDLKNVNPKADVSVKLVSEVGVGTIATGVAKAKADHIVIAGHDGGTGASPWSSIKHCGTPWELGLAEAQQTLVLNRLRGRVRVQADGQMKTGRDVVIGALLGADEFGFATAPLVAEGCIMMRKCHLNTCPVGVATQDPVLRAKFTGKPEHVVNYFFFVAEEARQIMAQLGIRKFDELIGRSDLLDTKKGITHWKAKGLDFSRVFHRPQVPADVARIHNDSQDHGLDRALDVKLIEKCLPAFEKGEKVQFMQQVTNVRRTVGAMLSGELVRRKPEGLPDQSIFIQMEGTGGQSFGAFLAQGITFYLIGDANDYTGKGLSGGRVVVRPSIDFRGDATKNIIVGNTVLYGATRGEAFFRGVAGERFAVRLSGAKAVVEGTGDHGCEYMTGGTVVVLGRTGRNFAAGMSGGVAYVYDEDGQFAKRCNTSMVALDKVLPAAEQEATQDRAVWHHLGDHEPMSDEAILKKMIEDHHRWTGSQRARDILDHWADSRAKFVKVFPHEYKRALGEINAVKETADTIAHAKAPSAAAKV, from the coding sequence ATGAGCCAGGCCATTCCCACCCAGCAACAAGAAATCGAGGCCCTGAGCACCCATGGTCTCTACAACCCGGCGAACGAGAAGGACGCCTGCGGCCTGGGCTTCGTGGCCCATATCAAGGGGGTGAAGGCGCATTCGATCGTCCAGCAGGGCCTGAAGATCCTGGAGAACCTGGATCACCGCGGCGCGGTCGGCGCCGACAAGCTGATGGGCGACGGCGCGGGCATCCTGATCCAGATCCCCGACGACTTCTACCGCGCCGAGATGGCCAAGCAGGGCATCGAGCTGCCGCCGCCCGGCGAATACGGCGTCGGCATGATCTTCCTGCCCAAGGAGCATGCCTCGCGCCTGGCCTGCGAACAGGAGCTGGCCCGCGCGATCAAGACCGAGGGCCAGGTCTTGCTGGGCTGGCGCGACGTGCCGGTGGACCGCGACATGCCGATGTCGCCCACCGTGCGTGAGAAGGAACCGATCATCCGCCAGATCTTCATCGGCCGCGGCACCGATGTGATCGTGCCCGATGCGCTGGAGCGCAAGCTCTATGTGATCCGCAAGACCGCCTCCAGCGCGATCCAGGCGCTGAAGCTGACGCACAGCCGCGAGTACTACGTGCCCAGCATGAGCTGCCGCACCGTCATCTACAAGGGCCTGCTGCTGGCCGACCAGGTCGGCAAGTACTACCAGGACCTGGCCGATCCGCGCGTGGTCTCGGCGATCGCCCTGGTGCACCAGCGCTTCTCGACCAACACCTTCCCGGAATGGCCGCTGGCCCACCCCTACCGCATGGTGGCGCACAACGGCGAGATCAACACCGTCAAGGGCAACTTCAACTGGATGCGCGCCCGCGAGGGCGTGATGAAGTCGCCGGTGCTGGGCGAGGACCTGAAGAAGCTGTACCCGATCAGCTTCGAGCACCAGTCCGACACCGCCACCTTCGACAACGCGATCGAGCTGCTGACGATGAGCGGCTATCCGCTGGCCCATGCGGCGATGATGATGATCCCGGAGGCCTGGGAGAACCATGAGCTGATGGACGAGCGCCGCCGCGCCTTCTACGAGTACCACGCGGCGATGATGGAGCCCTGGGACGGCCCGGCCGCGATGGTCTTCACCGACGGGCGCCAGGTCTGTGCCGCGCTGGACCGCAATGGCCTGCGCCCGGCGCGCTACTGCGTCACCGACGACGACCTGGTCGTGCTGGCCTCGGAAAGCGGCGTGCTGCCGATCCCCGAGAGCAAGATCGTCAAGAAGTGGCGCCTGCAGCCCGGCAAGATGTTCCTGATCGACCTGGAACAGGGGCGCATCGTCGATGACGAGGAGCTGAAGAACCAGTTCGCCTTCGCCAAGCCCTACCGCCAGTGGATCGAGAACGTCCGCGTCAAGCTCGACGAGATTGAGGTGGCCGACGTGGCACCGCAGGCCTTCGAGACGCCGTTGCTGGAGCGCCAGCAGGCCTTCGGCTTCACGCAGGAGGACATCAAGTTCCTGATGGCGCCGATGGCCACCAACGGCGAAGAGGGCATCGGCTCGATGGGCAACGATTCGCCGCTGGCCGTGCTCTCATCCAAGGACAAGCCGCTCTACAACTACTTCAAGCAGCTGTTCGCCCAGGTCACGAACCCGCCGATCGACCCGATCCGCGAGGCCATCGTGATGAGCCTGAACAGCTTCATCGGCCCCAAGCCCAACCTGCTGGACATCAACGCGGTGAACCCGCCGATGCGCCTGGAGGTGACCCAGCCGATCCTGGACTTCCAGGACATGGCGCGCCTGCGCGGCATCGAGGCCCACACGCATGGCAAGTTCAAGCCCTTCGAGCTGGACATCACCTACCCGCTGGCCTGGGGCCGCGAGGGCGTCGAGGCGCAGCTGGCCTCGCTGTGCGCCTCGGCCGTCGATGCGATCCGCACCGGCCACAACATCCTGATCATCAGCGACCGCCATATCTCGGCCGAGCGCATCGCGATCCCGGCGTTGCTGGCGTTGTCGGCCGTGCATCACCACTTGGTGCGCGAGGGCCTGCGCACGACCGCCGGCCTGGTGGTCGAGACCGGCACCGCGCGCGAGGTGCATCACTTCGCGGTGCTGGCCGGCTTCGGCGCCGAGGCCGTGCATCCCTATCTGGCGCTGGAGACGCTGGCCGCGATGCATGCCGAGCTGCCCGGCAACCTGAGCGCCGAGAAGGCGGTCTACAACTACATCAAGGCGGTGGGCAAGGGTCTCTCGAAGATCATGTCCAAGATGGGCATCTCGACCTATATGTCCTACTGCGGCGCGCAGATCTTCGAGGCCATCGGCCTCAAGAAGGACTTCGTCGAGAAGTACTTCCGCGGCACGCCGACCCAGGTCGGCGGCATCGGCGTGTTCGAGGTGGCCGAGGAGGCGATCCGCCTGCACAAGGCCGCCTTCGGCGACGACCCGGTGCTGGCCACGATGCTGGACGCCGGCGGCGAATATGCCTGGCGTACCCGCGGCGAGGAGCATATGTGGACGCCGGACGCGATCGCCAAGTTGCAGCACAGCGCGCGCTCGGGCAAGTTCGAGACCTACAAGGAATACGCCCAGCTGATCAACGACCAGAGCAAGCGCCACATGACCCTGCGCGGCCTGTTCGAGTTCAAGTTCGACCCGAGCAAGGCGATCCCGGTCGAGGAGGTCGAGTCGGCCGCCGATATCGTCAAGCGCTTCGCCACCGGCGCGATGTCGCTCGGCTCGATCTCCACCGAGGCGCATGCCACCCTGGCCGTCGCGATGAATCGCATCGGCGGCAAGAGCAACACCGGCGAGGGCGGCGAGGATCCGGCGCGCTACCGCAACGAGCTGAAGGGCATCAAGATCACGGCCGGCACCAAGATGTCCGACGTGGTCGGCTCCAAGGTGATCGCGGTCGACTATGAGCTCAAGGAAGGCGACAGCCTGCGCTCGAAGATCAAGCAGGTGGCCTCGGGCCGCTTCGGCGTCACGACCGAGTACCTGGTCAGCGCGGATCAGATCCAGATCAAGATGGCCCAGGGCGCCAAGCCCGGCGAGGGCGGCCAGCTGCCCGGCGGCAAGGTCAGCGACTACATCGGTTTCCTGCGCTACTCGGTGCCGGGCGTCGGCCTGATCTCGCCGCCGCCGCACCATGACATCTACTCGATCGAGGATCTGGCCCAGCTGATCCACGACCTGAAGAACGTCAACCCGAAGGCCGACGTGTCGGTCAAGCTGGTGTCGGAAGTGGGCGTCGGCACGATCGCCACCGGCGTGGCCAAGGCCAAGGCCGACCATATCGTGATTGCCGGCCATGACGGCGGCACCGGTGCCTCGCCCTGGAGCTCGATCAAGCATTGCGGCACGCCCTGGGAGCTGGGCCTGGCCGAGGCGCAGCAGACCCTGGTGCTGAACCGCCTGCGCGGCCGCGTGCGGGTGCAGGCCGACGGCCAGATGAAGACCGGCCGCGATGTCGTGATCGGCGCGCTGCTGGGCGCGGACGAGTTCGGCTTCGCCACCGCGCCGCTGGTGGCCGAGGGCTGCATCATGATGCGCAAGTGCCACCTGAACACCTGCCCGGTGGGCGTGGCCACGCAGGACCCGGTGCTGCGCGCCAAGTTCACCGGCAAGCCCGAGCATGTGGTGAACTATTTCTTCTTCGTTGCCGAGGAAGCGCGCCAGATCATGGCCCAGCTGGGTATCCGCAAGTTCGACGAGCTGATCGGCCGCTCGGACCTGCTGGACACCAAGAAGGGCATCACGCACTGGAAGGCCAAGGGCCTGGACTTCAGCCGCGTCTTCCATCGTCCCCAGGTGCCGGCCGATGTGGCCCGCATTCACAACGACAGCCAGGACCATGGCCTGGACCGCGCGCTGGACGTCAAGCTGATCGAGAAATGCCTGCCCGCCTTCGAGAAGGGCGAGAAGGTGCAGTTCATGCAGCAGGTGACCAATGTGCGCCGCACCGTGGGCGCGATGCTGTCGGGCGAGCTGGTGCGCCGCAAGCCCGAGGGCCTGCCGGACCAGAGCATCTTCATCCAGATGGAGGGCACCGGCGGCCAGAGCTTTGGCGCCTTCCTGGCGCAGGGCATCACCTTCTACCTGATCGGCGATGCCAACGACTACACCGGCAAGGGCCTGTCGGGCGGCCGCGTGGTGGTGCGGCCCTCGATCGACTTCCGCGGCGACGCGACCAAGAACATCATCGTCGGCAACACCGTGCTCTACGGCGCGACCCGCGGTGAAGCCTTCTTCCGCGGCGTGGCCGGCGAGCGTTTCGCGGTGCGCCTGTCGGGCGCCAAGGCGGTGGTCGAGGGTACCGGTGATCATGGCTGCGAATACATGACCGGCGGCACCGTCGTCGTGCTGGGCAGGACCGGCCGCAACTTCGCTGCCGGCATGAGCGGCGGTGTCGCCTATGTCTACGACGAGGACGGCCAGTTCGCCAAGCGCTGCAACACCAGCATGGTGGCGCTGGACAAGGTGCTGCCCGCGGCCGAGCAGGAAGCCACGCAGGACCGCGCCGTCTGGCATCACCTGGGTGACCACGAGCCGATGAGCGACGAGGCCATCCTGAAGAAGATGATCGAGGACCATCACCGCTGGACCGGCAGCCAGCGCGCCCGCGACATCCTGGACCACTGGGCCGATTCGCGCGCCAAGTTCGTCAAGGTCTTCCCGCACGAGTACAAGCGCGCGCTGGGCGAGATCAACGCCGTCAAGGAAACCGCCGACACCATCGCCCACGCCAAGGCGCCCTCTGCAGCCGCGAAGGTTTAA
- a CDS encoding transposase, whose amino-acid sequence MARLARLALAGLPHHLIQRGLNRQPIVLDDTDRERLLAELRESAALHKVAIHAYVLMDNHLHLLATPETAEGLSRMMQSLGRRYVAAFNKRHGRSGTLWDGRFRAAPLEAQAWLLACMSYIELNPQRAGQWLAAPEDYRWCSAAHHLGLRRDPLVYDHALFWALGNTPFEREAAWRARLEQGVGPDERLRLHEAAQKGWPLGSAGFLQDLAQDTDRPLQPRKRGRPPRLS is encoded by the coding sequence ATGGCCCGACTTGCCCGCCTGGCTCTTGCCGGCTTGCCCCACCACCTGATCCAGCGCGGCCTGAACCGCCAGCCCATCGTGCTGGACGACACCGACCGTGAGCGCCTGCTGGCCGAACTGCGCGAAAGCGCCGCGCTGCACAAGGTGGCCATCCACGCCTATGTGCTGATGGACAACCATCTGCACCTGCTGGCCACGCCCGAGACGGCCGAGGGCCTGAGCCGCATGATGCAGTCGCTGGGCCGCCGCTATGTGGCGGCCTTCAACAAGCGCCATGGCCGCAGCGGCACCCTGTGGGACGGGCGCTTTCGCGCCGCGCCGCTGGAGGCCCAGGCCTGGCTGCTGGCTTGCATGAGCTATATCGAGCTGAACCCCCAGCGCGCCGGCCAGTGGCTGGCAGCACCTGAAGACTACCGCTGGTGCAGCGCGGCGCACCATCTGGGCCTGCGTCGCGACCCGCTGGTCTACGACCATGCCCTGTTCTGGGCCCTGGGCAACACCCCCTTCGAACGCGAGGCCGCCTGGCGCGCCCGGCTGGAGCAGGGTGTCGGGCCGGACGAACGCCTGCGCCTGCACGAGGCGGCGCAGAAGGGTTGGCCACTGGGCTCGGCAGGCTTCTTGCAAGATCTGGCCCAGGACACCGACCGGCCCCTGCAGCCCCGCAAGCGGGGGCGGCCGCCACGCCTTTCTTGA
- the aroB gene encoding 3-dehydroquinate synthase, which produces MMTEHDGNNDDLSGGPVRVVPIALDERSYDILIGPALLDRPATWQGLPKAAAAVIVSNETIAPLFLARVRAQLAPHYARVDAVILSDGERYKDWDSLNRIVDHLLATASDRKTVLFALGGGVVGDMTGFAAAIYMRGVPFVQVPTTLLAQVDSSVGGKTAINHPLGKNMLGAFYQPARVIADLDTLDSLPPRELAAGLAEIIKYGPIADAEFLSWIEANLDALLARDKAALAHAVQRSCEIKAWVVGQDERESGLRAILNFGHTFGHAIETGLGYGEWLHGEAVGCGMVLASDLSVRLGLMPPEFLTRMRKLIERAGLPVRAPRLGVERYLELMRVDKKSEGGEIRFVVIEGLGRAGMRGAPDALVAEVLDAYCD; this is translated from the coding sequence ATGATGACTGAGCATGACGGCAACAATGACGATCTGAGCGGCGGCCCGGTGCGGGTGGTGCCCATCGCGCTGGATGAGCGCAGCTACGACATCCTGATCGGCCCGGCGCTGCTGGACCGTCCCGCCACCTGGCAGGGCCTGCCTAAGGCCGCGGCCGCGGTGATCGTCAGCAATGAGACGATCGCGCCGCTGTTTCTGGCGCGCGTGCGTGCGCAGCTGGCGCCCCACTATGCCCGCGTCGATGCTGTGATCCTGTCCGATGGCGAACGCTACAAGGACTGGGATTCGCTGAACCGCATCGTCGACCATCTGCTGGCCACGGCCAGTGACCGCAAGACCGTGCTGTTCGCGCTGGGCGGCGGCGTGGTGGGCGACATGACCGGCTTCGCCGCGGCGATCTATATGCGCGGCGTGCCCTTCGTGCAGGTGCCAACCACCCTGCTGGCCCAGGTCGATTCCTCGGTCGGTGGCAAGACCGCGATCAACCATCCGCTGGGCAAGAACATGCTCGGCGCCTTCTACCAGCCGGCGCGCGTGATTGCCGATCTGGACACCTTGGACAGCCTGCCGCCGCGCGAGCTGGCCGCGGGCCTGGCCGAGATCATCAAGTACGGCCCGATCGCCGATGCGGAGTTCCTGAGCTGGATCGAAGCCAATCTCGACGCGCTGCTAGCGCGCGACAAGGCGGCCTTGGCCCACGCGGTCCAGCGCAGCTGTGAGATCAAGGCCTGGGTCGTTGGCCAGGACGAGCGCGAAAGCGGCCTGCGCGCGATCCTGAACTTCGGCCATACCTTCGGCCATGCGATCGAGACCGGCCTGGGCTACGGCGAATGGCTGCATGGCGAGGCGGTCGGCTGCGGCATGGTGCTGGCGTCCGACCTGTCGGTGCGCCTGGGCCTGATGCCACCCGAGTTTCTGACTCGCATGCGCAAGCTGATCGAACGCGCCGGCCTGCCGGTGCGGGCGCCGCGGCTGGGCGTCGAGCGCTACCTGGAGCTGATGCGGGTGGACAAGAAGAGCGAGGGCGGCGAGATCCGCTTCGTCGTGATCGAGGGCCTGGGACGGGCCGGCATGCGGGGCGCACCCGATGCCCTGGTCGCCGAAGTGCTCGACGCCTATTGCGACTGA
- a CDS encoding shikimate kinase: MPGGGKSTVGRQLARQLGMPCLDSDSEIEKRIGMPIRSFFDREGEEAFRDLETEVILELLASNQDMVLATGGGAVLREANRQAMSKGSTVFYLRSSPEELFRRLRHDTQRPLLQVKDPLKKLRELYAQRDPLYRRTAHYVLETGRPSVHALVNMVLMQLELAGLVSPERVAATVGAEPRPVHSGHDD, translated from the coding sequence ATGCCCGGCGGTGGCAAATCCACCGTCGGGCGGCAGCTGGCTCGGCAGCTGGGGATGCCCTGCCTGGACTCCGACAGCGAAATCGAGAAACGCATCGGCATGCCGATCCGGAGCTTCTTCGACCGAGAGGGCGAGGAGGCTTTTCGCGATCTGGAGACCGAGGTGATCCTCGAGCTGCTGGCCTCGAACCAGGACATGGTGCTGGCCACCGGCGGCGGCGCCGTGCTGCGCGAGGCCAATCGCCAGGCAATGTCCAAGGGCTCGACGGTCTTCTATCTGCGCTCCTCGCCCGAGGAGCTGTTCCGCCGGCTGCGGCATGACACGCAGCGCCCGCTGCTGCAGGTCAAGGATCCGCTGAAGAAGTTGCGCGAGCTCTATGCGCAGCGCGACCCGCTGTACCGGCGCACCGCGCATTACGTGCTGGAGACCGGCCGCCCCTCCGTGCATGCGCTGGTCAATATGGTGCTGATGCAGCTGGAGTTGGCGGGCCTGGTCAGCCCCGAGCGGGTGGCGGCCACGGTCGGCGCCGAGCCGCGCCCCGTACACTCGGGGCATGATGACTGA